Proteins found in one Aspergillus chevalieri M1 DNA, chromosome 2, nearly complete sequence genomic segment:
- a CDS encoding uncharacterized protein (COG:S;~EggNog:ENOG410PV3N): MLNKNEEEDLVQQGEIFGALWHYRSLKSKMLETISWGLKGGKKRPENLIGCEAEYEAAVVVLKDQAQVLERYGYTHAIDNFSEDLSAFSLDRSEPAAITIKETPGFLKCRPKMFTSQAEEIQAKIKEHNRSIQKNSVIRQSETQKRKRNETEDVEPGEGVEPEENTEATDNEN; this comes from the exons ATGCTCAACAaaaatgaggaggaagacttgGTCCAGCAAGGTGAAATTTTTGGTGCCCTCTGGCACTACCGATCCCTCAAAAGCAAGATGCTGGAAACGATCAGTTGGGGGCTTAAGGGCGGGAAGAAGCGACCAGAGAATCTGATTGGATGTGAG GCGGAATATGAGGCGGCTGTGGTTGTTCTCAAGGACCAGGCACAAGTGCTTGAACGGTACGGCTATACACACGCAATCGATAATTTTTCCGAAGATTTGAGTGCATTTTCTTTGGATCGTTCAGAACCGGCCGCGATCACTATCAAGGAGACTCCTGGCTTCCTAAAATGTCGGCCGAAGATGTTCACAAGCCAAGCAGAGGAGATCCAAGCAAAGATCAAGGAGCACAACCGATCTATTCAGAAGAATAGTGTGATCAGACAGTCAGAGACCCAGAAGCGCAAGCGAAATGAGACAGAGGATGTAGAACCAGGAGAGGGTGTGGAACCGGAAGAGAACACAGAGGCAACTGACAACGAAAATTAA
- a CDS encoding uncharacterized protein (COG:S;~EggNog:ENOG410PV3N), whose product MAPPKKQSKTLASTSKARKGAEDVDPAPEAPQANEQSENGGPLQKLIHDDRIVTQLDSAYLGSVVVDIRALSHNERNRAIDERFIEKLSEAFKCGVRRFAQEDRLKVTTTSKMLETVLADHVTETTTLMDLHKSLTRKTSDPNELIHIQVLPEGTTFELRNGQHRVSAMLKILQEAIERADAGEDITRPEAHDYLWAIDLYDDDKMTEDTLAALMANREVMHHSNSDGYNAVQILGRLESVPEKERGEIVRGSTFSDWVQTLFGLNLTHTARMGSVISHEGFQPYVFRYGMTRYGERRFTWTLGGKMVSSKLDFIWFREFDKFLEFTTKIFGHTAHLVRCEDWELILSVEAGRPDYPLRLLFYPRREDYWLNNKKRKNPWPLPPNYRNEQLPRLSSPYQTNDYRFDWRRPGFLKDLSEEDYHFIFSRLMENRNLPCPCWNDWCNLEKAVDKVKRILRHIAIWIDPDWTYPAAASHDLKDFQWDLEIQDLLFGDKNFDRPFSLDADRLRLARNFIDELVRQVQTDGFWKDPKLNDLLKPPPDTLASASHSAAYFERFLHPNWAAIIQHVVKSAGPVLTNAMSAYNDLGF is encoded by the exons ATACCTTGGGAGTGTTGTGGTGGATATTCGTGCTCTCTCACATAATGAACGTAACCGAGCCATTGATGAACGTTTCATTGAGAAGCTTTCTGAGGCGTTCAAGTGTGGTGTTCGGCGTTTTGCACAGGAGGACCGCTTAAAAGTGACGACTACAAGCAAGATGTTGGAGACAGTTTTGGCAGATCATGTTACAGAAACGACTACGCTCATGGACCTCCACAAATCCCTTACCAGAAAAACTAGTGATCCT AATGAATTGATTCACATTCAAGTTTTGCCAGAAGGTACCACGTTTGAACTGCGAAATGGACAGCATCGGGTTTCAGCTATGCTCAAGATCCTTCAAGAGGCCATTGAACGCGCTGATGCTGGGGAAGACATCACACGACCTGAAGCCCATGACTATCTGTGGGCCATCGACCtttatgatgatgacaagaTGACAGAGGATACCCTTGCTGCCCTGATGGCCAATCGTGAAGTCATGCACCATTCAAACAGTGATGGCTACAATGCAGTCCAGATACTCGGTCGGCTGGAGAGTGTGCCAGAGAAAGAGCGAGGAGAAATTGTCAGAGGCTCAACTTTCTCTGACTGGGTGCAGACACTCTTTGGTCTGAATCTCACACACACTGCCCGGATGGGCTCTGTGATCAGCCATGAAGGCTTTCAGCCGTATGTTTTTCGATATGGAATGACACGATATGGAGAACGTCGCTTTACCTGGACCCTCGGAGGAAAAATGGTTTCATCAAAACTTGATTTT ATCTGGTTTCGAGAGTTTGATAAATTTCTCGAGTTCACCACAAAGATCTTCGGGCATACCGCGCACCTCGTTCGATGTGAGGACTGGGAGTTAATCCTCAGTGTTGAGGCTGGTCGGCCAGACTACCCTCTTCGGCTCCTGTTTTATCCACGCCGTGAGGACTATTGGTTGAATaacaaaaagcgcaagaatcCTTGGCCTTTGCCTCCAAATTATCGGAATGAGCAACTCCCGCGACTCTCAAGCCCCTACCAAACCAATGACTATCGCTTCGACTGGCGTCGCCCAGGGTTTCTCAAGGATCTCAGTGAAGAAGATTACCACTTCATCTTTTCACGCCTAATGGAGAATCGAAATCTCCCATGTCCATGCTG GAATGATTGGTGCAACCTGGAAAAAGCAGTTGACAAGGTCAAACGGATTCTTCGCCACATAGCTATATGGATTGACCCAGACTGGACATACCCTGCAGCAGCCTCGCATGATCTGAAGGACTTCCAATGGGACTTGGAGATCCAAGACCTTCTTTTCGGAGACAAGAATTTTGATCGTCCATTTTCTCTGGATGCTGACCGTCTTCGGTTAGCTCGTAATTTCATCGATGAGCTTGTGAGACAGGTCCAAACTGACGGCTTCTGGAAGGACCCAAAACTCAATGACCTA CTCAAACCACCCCCTGATACCCTTGCAAGTGCGTCGCACTCAGCTGCATATTTTGAGCGTTTCCTCCACCCGAATTGGGCTGCAATTATACAGCATGTTGTCAAGTCTGCCGGCCCGGTTCTGACCAATGCGATGAGCGCGTATAATGATCTGGGTTTTTAG
- a CDS encoding uncharacterized protein (COG:L;~EggNog:ENOG410PY1H) translates to MAVIGYFISADFRFCEALLGFSPLEGSHSGDRLGSVLLKILGKHDLSHRLLGITTDNAGNNGTMFVYITDSLAQTLDPDVAHGLQDALNTHDFFEHAMDSGLQAILSTPHHLPCLTHVIQLAVNAFLRELKIDAKNDDVVGIRWNDDDKNLREKGLTRTLEKCDMLMPALNVGKAFDDISEWIHTILKHLVFF, encoded by the exons ATGGCAGTTATTGGGTATTTCATCTCAGCGGATTTCCGGTTTTGCGAGGCCCTTCTTGGTTTTTCTCCATTGGAAGGATCTCATTCTGGGGATCGTCTTGGATCTGTGCTCTTGAAAATATTGGGAAAGCATGATCTGTCTCATCGCCTCCTTGGCATTACAACGGACAAT GCTGGAAACAATGGGACAATGTTTGTCTACATCACAGATTCCCTTGCCCAGACTTTAGATCCAGATGTTGCTCATGGCTTGCAAGACGCTTTGAACACACATGACTTCTTTGAGCATGCCATGGACAGTGGCCTACAAGCCATTCTTAGCACTCCACACCATCTTCCATGTCTTACACATGTCATACAACTTGCTGTCAATGCCTTTTTGCGTGAGCTAAAGATCGATGCCAaaaatgatgatgttgttggcatccgctggaatgatgatgataaaaACCTGAGAGAAAAAGGATTGACTCGTACTCTCGAAAAA TGCGATATGTTAATGCCAGCCCTCAACGTCGGGAAAGCTTTCGACGATATCAGCGAATGGATTCACACAATACTAAAAcacttggtcttcttctAG
- a CDS encoding uncharacterized protein (COG:S;~EggNog:ENOG410PW0J): MVQEQVQAHLAEELSNWRAEQQTHEGIYLERITNLEQEVSKLRTELTEARHTIQQPAPGRQDTPAIDTQPNRVNKHVNSQTPKVREMSQQPRQEPSFADLAALLSTRPGGQEWQEVTKKRPKNRQIQAVAAANQPDPTKLKPAKDSPKEARRLLFRREGGKTAPKSEKEDVILAINRAVAKEHFPAFIRVVDAGYTNTGAITILLEKGTLGSMLLPVYKDLLVTAARQADPTVISVELPEQWYRVKIHGVPIRRYLTCGLALAREEIELGVTAWSRWLLIT; encoded by the coding sequence ATGGTgcaggaacaggtacaggcacacctgGCAGAagagctgtccaactggagagcagaacaaCAGACTCATGAAGGGATCTACCTTGAGCGGATTACAAACCTGGAGCAGGAAGTCAGTAAACTACGCACAGAGCTTACAGAAGCCCGGCACACCATCCAGCAGCCTGCGCCGGGGAGGCAAGACACACCGGCAATTGATACCCAACCAAACCGGGTAAACAAACATGTCAACAGCCAAACCCCCAAGGTGAGGGAAATGAGCCAACAACCAAGGCAGGAACCTAGTtttgcagacctagctgCACTGCTCTCCACCAGACCGGGAggacaggaatggcaggaggtcactAAAAAGAGGCCGAAGAACAGacaaatccaagcagttgctgctgctaaccagcctgatccaaccaaacttaagccagccaaggacagccccaaagaggcacggaGGCTACTCTTTCGCCGAGAGGGAGGCAaaaccgccccaaaatcagagaaagaggatgtcattctggccatcaaccgagcagtagcaaaggaaCACTTCCCAGCGTTCATCCGGGTGGTGGatgcaggatataccaacaccGGAGCGATTACAATTCTCCTGGAGAAAGGCaccctaggctctatgctACTACCTGTCTACAAAGACCTACTGGTCACTGCAGCTCGACAAGCAGACCCAACAGTGATATCTGTTGAACTACCAGAACAATGGTACCGTGTCAAGATtcatggggtcccaattagACGTTACCTCACTTGTggtctggctctggctcgtgaagagattgagctaggtgtgacggcctggtcacgttggttgcttatcacgtga
- a CDS encoding uncharacterized protein (COG:S;~EggNog:ENOG410PTJJ;~InterPro:IPR032567,IPR005162;~PFAM:PF03732) yields the protein MDPFQELRNEFSSTIRALQNEIESIKNEPKPLQRPKPCLPDPEKFNGQSLKFDTWLASMKAKLRIDAPAIGDAVAQFYYVYLNLESKVQALVLPQLSYAEDTNTWDYNTILDQLSLVYDNPNKIQEAEDHLLALKQDSGESVAAYIAKFERILYEAKGKDWPDVTKISAFRKGLNPTLRGRLNQQLNLPRSYIEFLRVVQQLGSHSFSSNSTNVSHPQSHQSGSHTKSDPMDLSVININSLLFHEGNKESKQSWNQQMLAKLETNGIDDGGD from the exons atggacccctttcaagaactccgaaacgaattttcttctacgatccgcgccctccagaatgaaatcgaatccatcaaaaacgaacccaaaccacttcaacgaccaaagccatgcctccccgatcccgagaaattcaatggacaatctttgaagtttgatacctggcttgcttcgatgaaggctaagcttaggattgatgctccagctattggtgatgcagtggctcagttctactatgtctatctgaatctggaaagcaaagtccaagctctagttcttccccagttatcttacgcagaagacaccaacacctgggattacaacactatccttgatcaactatctctggtttacgacaaccccaacaagattcaagaagctgaagatcatctattagccctaaagcaggacagtggtgaatctgtggcagcctacatcgccaagtttgagaggattctttatgaggcaaagggcaaagattggcctgatgtcaccaagatttcagcattcaggaaaggcctcaatcctactctccgaggacgccTCAACCAGCAACTAAATCttccaagatcctacatcgAATTCCTTCGCGTGGtgcaacaattgggaagtcattctttcagctcaaattccaccaatgtttcccaccctcaatcacaccaatctggttctcacaccaagtctgatcctatggacctcagcgtcatcaatatcaactccct attgttccatgaaggcaacAAGGAATCCAAACAATCATGGAATCAGCAGATGCTTGCGAAGCTGGAGACAAAtggtattgatgatggtggtgactgA
- a CDS encoding uncharacterized protein (COG:L;~EggNog:ENOG410PY1H;~InterPro:IPR012337,IPR008906;~PFAM:PF05699;~go_function: GO:0046983 - protein dimerization activity [Evidence IEA]) — MARDFLAVPASGVGVENLFSTARDVCHYRRNRLAPETIEAIMIQMSADRFELKREYISVEDGDNDEQNDVGYVDFNVELDVNYISDEEDLGGFEDDDRDRWADDDEEDGLRLPPLQSYQRPSAIHSPSMNAEAHSTTSQSEVINPHPQSATTRPRRVIHEPGYFQRLENGK, encoded by the coding sequence ATGGCCCGTGATTTCCTTGCAGTTCCAGCgagtggtgttggtgtcgaGAATCTGTTCAGTACTGCTCGGGATGTTTGCCACTATCGGCGTAACCGCCTCGCACCCGAAACAATTGAAGCAATTATGATCCAAATGTCTGCTGACCGCTTTGAATTGAAACGGGAATACATATCTGTTGAAGATGGTGACAATGATGAGCAGAACGATGTGGGATATGTGGATTTCAATGTTGAATTGGATGTCAACTATATcagtgatgaagaggatctAGGTGGatttgaggatgatgatagagATCGCTGggctgatgacgatgaggaagatggacTCAGACTACCTCCACTGCAGTCTTACCAGCGACCGTCTGCCATCCATTCACCATCCATGAACGCAGAAGCTCATTCTACGACAAGCCAGTCGGAGGTTATAAACCCACATCCTCAATCTGCAACAACCCGGCCACGTCGTGTTATCCATGAACCTGGATATTTTCAGCGCCTTGAGAACGGTAAATAG